Proteins encoded within one genomic window of Setaria italica strain Yugu1 chromosome IV, Setaria_italica_v2.0, whole genome shotgun sequence:
- the LOC101755535 gene encoding T-complex protein 1 subunit alpha-like: MGRRGKVRSGIGGDEDDDPWDREDWTDKRGSLALMACGAVPNIVKSSLGPVGLDKMLVDDIGDVTITNDGATILQMLEVEHPAAKVLVELAELQDREVGDGTTSVVIIAAELLKRGNDLVKNKIHPTSIISGYRLAMREACKYVEEKLAVKVRKCCLLSKFQKNAVPSHAYCHTDLNIYLHFQFDKLGKDSLINSAKTSMSSKLITTDSDYFAAMKNATSAAHPPSVECVYPYTFYSLRT; encoded by the exons ATGGGGCGCAGGGGGAAGGTGAGATCTGGCATCGGGggagacgaagacgacgacccCTGGGACAGGGAGGACTGGACTGACAAGAGGGGAAGTTTGGCCC TGATGGCGTGCGGGGCAGTGCCCAACATCGTCAAATCCTCGCTCGGTCCCGTCGGTCTCGACAAG ATGCTAGTGGATGACATTGGTGATGTTACAATCACTAATGATGGAGCAACCATACTGCAGATGTTGGAAGTTGAGCACCCGGCTGCTAAG GTTCTTGTTGAGTTGGCTGAGCTCCAAGACCGTGAGGTAGGAGATGGAACAACTTCAGTTGTCATCATAGCAGCAGAGTTGCTCAAG AGAGGCAATGATCTTGTGAAGAATAAGATCCATCCAACCTCTATAATCAGTGGCTACAGG CTTGCTATGCGTGAAGCCTGCAAATATGTTGAGGAAAAGTTGGCAGTCAAGGTAAGAAAATGTTGTCTCCTAAGCAAATTTCAGAAGAATGCTGTCCCATCCCATGCCTATTGTCATACCGATTTGAATATTTATCTACATTTTCAGTTTGATAAACTTGGAAAAGATTCCCTTATCAATTCTGCAAAAACTAGCATGTCTTCAAAATTGATCACTACTGACAGTGATTACTTTGCTGCTATG AAAaacgccacctccgccgcccaccCGCCCTCGGTGGAGTGCGTGTATCCATATACCTTCTACTCTCTTCGGACATAA
- the LOC101755810 gene encoding LOW QUALITY PROTEIN: putative glycerol-3-phosphate transporter 5 (The sequence of the model RefSeq protein was modified relative to this genomic sequence to represent the inferred CDS: deleted 1 base in 1 codon): MEAARPPHGGAPARGLGRHEYAVLALTFASYASFHASRKPPSIVKAVLSAGWAPFSGARGTHRLGELDVAFLSAYALAMFAAGHLADRADLRRLLGAAMLASGAACAALGAAYFLDVHALAFFAAAQVASGVVQSAGWPCVVAIVGNWFGHSSKRGTIMGVWNSHTSVGNIAGSVLAATVLEFGWGWSFLVPAFVIAALGVVVLVFLVAHPSEAGLEVQAMEVEMNGDGGEEVGLLGQDKKEAQGNEDDELELEMGSQLPRAIGFLEAWRLPGVAPFAFCLFFSKLVAYTFLYWLPFYIRNNAVAGQLLSHKASGILSIVFDIGGVLGGISAGFLSDAIGARAVTSVLFLFLSIPALIVYRTYGSISMHHNIGLMFLSGYFVNGPYSLITTAVATDLGTQDAIKGNSRALATVSAIIDGTGSVGAALGPLLTGYISTRGWNSVFFMLIVSISLAILFLIRLARDEIVAKLGTRS; the protein is encoded by the exons ATGGAAGCCGCGCGGCCGCCCCACGGGGGCGCGCCCGCGCGGGGCCTCGGGCGGCACGAGTACGCGGTGCTGGCGCTCACCTTCGCGTCCTACGCGTCGTTCCACGCCTCCCGCAAGCCGCCGAGCATCGTCAAGGCGGTGCTCTCCGCGGGGTGGGCGCCCTTCTCGGGCGCCCGCGGCACGCACCGCCTCGGCGAGCTCGACGTCGCCTTCCTCTCCGCCTACGCGCTCGCCATGTTCGCCGCGGGCCACCTCGCCGACCGCGccgacctccgccgcctcctcggcgccgccaTGCTCGCGTCGGGAGCGGCCTGCGCGGCGCTCGGTGCCGCGTACTTCCTCGACGTCCACGCGCTCGCCTTCTTCGCGGCAGCTCAGGTCGCCAGCGGCGTCGTCCAGTCCGCC GGCTGGCCCTGCGTCGTCGCCATCGTGGGGAACTGGTTCGGACACTCGTCTAAGCGCGGCACCATCATGGGGGTGTGGAACTCGCACACGTCCGTGGGCAACATCGCCGGCTccgtcctcgccgccaccgTACTCGAGTTCGGATGGGGGTGGTCGTTCTTGGTGCCAGCGTTCGTCATCGCCGCGCTCGGGGTCGTCGTGCTGGTGTTCTTGGTCGCACACCCGAGTGAGGCCGGGTTGGAGGTGCAGGCGATGGAGGTTGAGATGAATGGGGATGGTGGGGAGGAGGTGGGGCTGCTTGGGCAGGATAAGAAAGAGGCCCAAGGGAATGAGGATGACGAGTTGGAGCTGGAGATGGGATCGCAATTGCCGAGGGCGATTGGGTTCTTGGAGGCTTGGAGACTGCCTGGCGTTGCGCCGTTTGCATTCTGTCTCTTCTTCTCCAAGCTCGTGGCTTATACCTTCCTCTACTGGTTGCCATTCTATATCAGGAACAATG CCGTAGCAGGCCAGCTCTTGTCACACAAGGCTTCTGGAATTTTATCGATTGTATTTGACATAGGAGGGGTTTTAGGAGGGATTTCAGCTGGTTTCCTCTCAGATGCCATAGGTGCCCGTGCAGTAACATCAGTTctgttcctcttcctctcaaTCCCTGCACTCATCGTGTACCGGACATATGGAAGCATATCCATGCACCACAACATTGGCCTCATGTTCCTCTCCGGCTACTTCGTGAATGGTCCATACTCCCTCATCACCACGGCAGTAGCAACTGATCTTGGCACCCAAGATGCGATCAAAGGGAATTCGCGAGCACTGGCGACAGTTTCTGCCATAATCGACGGCACTGGCTCTGTTGGTGCGGCATTGGGGCCCTTGCTTACGGGTTACATCTCAACTAGAGGATGGAACAGTGTATTTTTCATGTTGATTGTTTCCATCTCACTTGCCATCTTGTTTTTGATACGGCTGGCAAGGGATGAGATAGTAGCCAAGCTTGGCACAAGAAGTTAA
- the LOC101754202 gene encoding probable LRR receptor-like serine/threonine-protein kinase At4g36180, which yields MGNPWSWCWILVCLCVVCDGCLHEERSALLDIANEFSMPGWPTLNWNGENCCSWERVTCDPGTGRVKALDLAGAGLFLQLQLNTTMFLPFQELQNLSLSNLDIQGCVPGAGFDVWSNLRKLEILDLSGNQMNDSTISSLLGLPSLRSLFLSGNIITSAQIIKRLSKRKMDVIDLSWNIIVGNISREICNMTNLQELHLNGNFFFGELPPCITNLTSLRVLDVSHNLLTVRFPSLNLANMSSLVHLSLSHNQLEGMLLLSSFSKYIRLKYLGLSSDSTNFQLRTETPAANISVQLQVLELSNCNLNENSGVPSLLLHQHELYLIDLSNNYLSGHFPMWLIENNTKLSYLNLQNNLFVGPLVLPSKVNKNLSWLDASCNMLNKEIPMDINITLPNLDHLNLSRNYFQGPHSSAFSYMKNLSILDISYNNISDHIAASFIGTQSGLTALFLSSNSFHGPLPEVLNLTSMQSLVLSNNSISGEIPTSICGNANLGAVDFSNNKLTGSVPNCICQIENLYILNLRGNQLSGSIPSDICNLRQLQFLDLSKNLLSGQIPSLPNLTYLHLSENNFNGTFPLPLSFNSYLKTIDLRYNQLGGAIPSSIAEAFPELRVLLLKGNMFEGMIPYQICRLKYLRLLDLSNNMLSEQIPSCLSSMGLFGDLYSFQYSDTIHTNSSVEIPNSILYQIFQLGYSSEFNASLLETDQEEFTTKSRQDYYKGNILNFMSGLDFSSNQLEGSIPEGIGGMQWLRALNFSNNSLIGPIPKSLSNLTNLESLDLSQNSLTCQIPQELAALQSLEVFSVAYNNLSGPTLGTKGQFITFDQRSYEGNPGLCGPPLLKICSITPPSIPLPEVDDHHDRIGDLILFGSSALFYAIGFWTSLAVLYFKRSWRWALFLAVDRFTDLLMVRIAILMKRFHSTD from the exons ATGGGGAACCCCTGGAGCTGGTGTTGGATTCTCGTGTGTCTCTGCGTGGTCTGTGACGGGTGTTTGCACGAGGAGAGAAGCGCGCTTCTGGACATTGCTAATGAGTTCTCAATGCCGGGGTGGCCTACACTGAACTGGAATGGTGAAAACTGCTGCTCCTGGGAGAGGGTGACCTGCGACCCGGGAACAGGCCGTGTCAAGGCCCTCGACCTTGCAGGAGCTGGGTTGTTCCTACAATTACAACTCAACACTACTATGTTCCTTCCCTTCCAGGAACTGCAGAATCTGTCCTTGAGTAACCTTGATATACAGGGATGTGTACCTGGTGCAG GTTTTGATGTGTGGTCTAATTTACGCAAATTAGAAATTCTTGACCTATCTGGAAATCAGATGAATGATAGTACTATATCATCCTTGCTTGGTCTTCCATCACTGCGGTCCCTATTCCTTAGTGGCAACATTATCACCAGTGCACAAATTATCAAAA GATTGAGCAAAAGAAAGATGGATGTTATTGATCTAAGCTGGAATATAATTGTCGGCAACATATCAAGAG AGATTTGCAATATGACAAATCTTCAAGAGCTACATCTGAATGGAAATTTTTTCTTTGGGGAGCTTCCGCCATGCATTACAAACCTTACTTCCCTTAGAGTTCTTGATGTTTCACACAATCTTTTAACAGTTAGGTTTCCCTCTCTTAACTTAGCAAATATGTCCTCACTCGTGCATCTATCCCTTTCTCATAATCAGCTTGAAGGAATGCTACTCCTTAGTTCCTTCTCAAAATATATTCGACTGAAATACTTGGGACTTTCAAGCGATAGTACTAACTTTCAATTACGAACCGAGACTCCAGCTGCAAATATATCAGTTCAGCTTCAGGTTCTTGAACTATCTAACTGCAATCTAAATGAAAATTCTGGTGTACCAAGTTTGTTGTTGCATCAGCATGAATTGTACTTGATTGATCTGTCAAACAATTATCTAAGCGGTCATTTCCCTATGTGGTTGATAGAGAACAATACAAAGCTGTCATACTTGAATTTGCAAAATAACTTGTTTGTTGGTCCACTAGTTCTTCCATCCAAAGTAAATAAGAACTTATCTTGGTTAGACGCATCTTGCAACATGTTAAACAAAGAAATTCCTATGGACATCAACATCACGTTGCCAAATCTTGACCACTTAAACTTATCAAGAAATTATTTTCAAGGTCCACACTCTTCAGCTTTTAGTTACATGAAGAATCTCTCAATTTTAGACATTTCTTACAACAATATTTCAGATCACATAGCAGCTAGTTTCATTGGAACTCAATCAGGCCTCACTGCTTTATTTTTATCCAGCAACAGCTTCCATGGCCCACTCCCTGAAGTCTTGAACTTGACATCCATGCAATCTTTAGTTCTAAGTAATAATAGCATATCCGGAGAGATTCCCACTAGTATTTGTGGAAACGCAAATCTTGGTGCGGTTGATTTTAGCAATAACAAACTGACCGGGTCTGTCCCAAATTGTATATGTCAAATCGAAAACCTTTATATCCTTAATCTAAGAGGGAACCAACTTTCTGGATCAATCCCATCAGATATATGCAACCTTCGACAACTTCAGTTTCTTGATCTCTCGAAAAACCTTCTTTCTGGTCAGATACCCTCTTTGCCCAATTTGACATATCTACATCTAAGTGAGAATAATTTCAATGGAACATTTCCGTTGCCCTTGTCATTCAATTCTTATCTGAAGACAATTGATCTTCGATATAACCAATTGGGTGGTGCAATCCCAAGCAGTATAGCTGAGGCTTTTCCGGAGCTAAGAGTGTTACTGCTGAAAGGAAACATGTTTGAAGGGATGATTCCATACCAAATATGTCGTTTGAAGTATTTGCGGCTGCTAGACCTGTCTAATAATATGCTATCGGAGCAGATACCTTCATGCTTGAGCAGTATGGGTTTATTTGGAGATTTATATTCCTTCCAATACAGTGATACCATTCATACCAATAGCTCTGTTGAAATACCCAACAGCATCCTATACCAGATATTCCAACTTGGTTATTCCTCAGAGTTCAATGCTTCTTTATTGGAAACGGACCAGGAGGAATTCACGACAAAAAGTAGGCAAGATTATTACAAGGGTAACATTCTCAACTTCATGTCTGGATTAGACTTCTCTTCAAACCAGTTGGAAGGATCCATTCCTGAAGGTATAGGTGGCATGCAATGGTTACGGGCACTAAATTTTTCGAACAATTCATTGATTGGACCAATACCAAAGTCCTTATCCAACTTAACCAACCTTGAGAGCTTGGATCTATCACAGAATAGCTTGACATGCCAAATACCACAGGAGCTAGCAGCGCTACAATCACTGGAGGTCTTCTCGGTGGCATACAACAACCTGTCAGGTCCTACACTGGGTACCAAGGGACAGTTCATCACATTTGATCAGAGGAGCTACGAGGGTAACCCTGGCCTCTGCGGCCCACCTCTACTGAAGATCTGCTCCATCACGCCGCCATCGATTCCTCTGCCTGAAGTGGATGACCATCATGATAGAATTGGTGATCTAATATTGTTTGGCTCTTCAGCGTTGTTCTACGCAATTGGGTTCTGGACGTCCTTGGCTGTGCTTTACTTCAAGAGAAGCTGGCGATGGGCGCTGTTTTTAGCTGTGGACAGGTTCACCGATCTTCTGATGGTTAGAATTGCTATACTGATGAAAAGGTTCCATAGCACCGATTGA